Proteins encoded together in one Ipomoea triloba cultivar NCNSP0323 chromosome 4, ASM357664v1 window:
- the LOC116015453 gene encoding receptor-like protein 9a: MLRVLSLEQTDMVGWVENQGFAKLLSELNMLQVLNLKENSLNWLEKLPNLSKLEILNLEGNKFNRSVLLSLSGLTSLKSLKLGHNSLDGSGDERLQNLKRLEFLSLDGTGISDLQSVCSIHDFTNLKELDISQNAFQSLGPMHGLSRLEILHAGSNNFNNTIFPSFKQFPSLRFLDLSTNQAINGSVEINELLALEELDLSCNRIDNFVTTGGLPNLESLHLRQNRFNNSVFSSLKQFPSLVFLDLAVQFTITGSLQINELLALTNLEELDLSNTGVEDFFTTKGIANVSHLQVLHLDSLLGGSTSNYSNLIQSLSVLSSLKTLYFRHNHFLETHYWKNLSKLENLFLDGSYLVDKNVLNNIGGLMSLKVISLSECGLSGTLPKQGWCELKNIQELRLSGNELNGVLPPCLGNLTSLRLIDLSSNQFFGNIAISPLSRLTSLESLTISNNQFQVPFSFESFSNHSNLKFIFAANNEVILETSSKNSVPSFKLEFFSLSNCVGQYHRLPSFLLHQNQLRIIDLTRNNVGGDFPNWLLENNTKLEGFYMGGNAFKGYLKFPKKPNFHIGTIDISGNNISGQIPNDINIFFPNIIVLNMSGNNLVGSLPSSFWDLNSLEYLDLSNNNLMGELPQKLATCCYSLQFLKLSNNKFQGQIVFPGALNTYSLSALLLDNNNFASTIPDDLSTTFTTLMGLDLSNNHLHGKLPKCIGNMSNIYLLSVSNNQLEGPIPIEFCKLESIMLLDMSDNMLSGSIPSCFNPGRLAHLYLSKNKFGGQLTQPFCDQTSLALLDLSDNNFRGKIPGWIGNLSTLNILLLKGNYFKGVIPSQLCQLSHLSILDLSYNNLSGPILHCLDKMALAMFYYDFRKSSLAIEVARDPKTWTSLSYLETSKLAMAFHLPLAMIDDDDDAYLVDDHVAARFTSKLQSYSYKRTVLQYMSGFDLSCNQLSGNIPSNLGKLSEIRALNLSHNNLTGDIPITLSGLAKIESLDLSYNKLNGIIPAQLIALNFLEVFSVAHNNLSGPIPDRKAQFATFDASSYEGNALLCGPPLSNLCTHKELPPPQVLLHENGEEENNFMDMKSFYISFFIAYTVMLVTVVVVLCINPYWRRTWFSFIELCAMSCYDYVWIAFLKFKLRMRSLRSRFM, from the exons ATGCTTAGGGTCCTTTCCTTAGAACAAACTGACATGGTTGGATGGGTGGAGAATCAAG GGTTTGCGAAACTATTATCTGAATTAAATATGCTGCAGGTCCTAAATTTGAAGGAGAACAGCCTCAATT GGCTTGAGAAACTACCAAACTTGAGTAAGTTAGAGATCCTAAATTTGGAGGGGAATAAGTTTAATCGCAGTGTTCTTTTATCTCTTAGTGGCCTCACATCTCTTAAATCTCTCAAACTCGGCCACAATTCTTTAGATGGATCTG GCGATGAAAGActtcaaaatttgaaaagacTTGAGTTCTTGTCCCTTGATGGCACTGGAATAAGCGATTTACAGTCCGTTTGCA GTATTCATGATTTTACTAATTTGAAGGAGCTTGACATATCACAAAATGCATTCCAAAGTCTTGGACCCATGCAcg GCCTATCACGTTTGGAAATTCTTCATGCGGGATCTAATAATTTCAATAATACCATATTCCCAAGTTTTAAACAGTTTCCATCACTCAGATTCTTAGACCTCTCTACAAATCAAGCTATAAATGGATCAGTAGAAATAAATG AGCTACTTGCTTTGGAAGAATTGGATTTAAGTTGTAATAGAATCGACAACTTCGTCACCACCGGAG GCTTACCAAATTTGGAAAGTCTTCATTTAAGACAGAATCGGTTTAATAATAGCGTATTTTCAAGTCTTAAACAATTTCCATCACTCGTGTTCTTAGACCTTGCTGTACAATTCACTATAACAGGATCATTACAAATAAATG AGCTACTTGCTTTGACCAATTTGGAAGAATTGGATTTAAGTAATACGGGAGTTGAGGACTTCTTCACCACTAAAG GCATTGCAAATGTAAGCCATCTTCAAGTGCTGCACCTAGATAGCCTATTAGGTGGATCAACATCCAACTACAGCAATTTGATACAATCCTTATCAGTTCTCTCATCACTCAAGACCCTCTACTTTCGACATAATCACTTTCTAGAAACTCATT attGGAAAAATCTGAGCAAATTGGAAAATCTATTCTTGGATGGTTCTTATCTTGTTGACAAAAATGTCCTTAACAACATTGGAGGATTGATGTCTCTCAAAGTTATTTCACTTTCCGAATGTGGACTAAGTGGAACCTTACCAAAACAAG GTTGGTGTGAGCTTAAAAATATTCAAGAGTTAAGACTTAGTGGGAATGAGTTGAATGGTGTGCTTCCCCCTTGCCTAGGAAACTTGACTTCTCTTAGATTGATTGATTTATCCTCTAATCAATTCTTTGGCAACATAGCTATCTCCCCATTGTCTAGACTAACATCACTTGAATCTTTAACCATTTCAAATAACCAATTTCAAGTCCCCTTTTCTTTTGAGTCATTTAGCAATCACTCAAATCTCAAATTCATATTTGCTGCCAACAATGAAGTGATTTTGGAAACCAGTTCTAAAAACTCTGTGCCATCCTTCAAACTAGAGTTTTTTAGTTTATCCAATTGTGTAGGACAATATCATAGATTGCCAAGCTTTTTACTTCACCAAAATCAATTAAGAATCATTGATCTGACACGAAATAATGTTGGAGGTGATTTTCCTAATTGGTTGTTAGAGAATAACACAAAATTAGAAGGGTTTTACATGGGTGGCAATGCTTTTAAAGGGTACTTGAAATTCCCCAAAAAACCTAATTTCCACATTGGCACAATTGATATCTCTGGGAACAACATAAGTGGGCAGATCCCAAatgatataaatattttctttccaAACATAATTGTACTAAACATGTCTGGGAACAATCTTGTTGGTAGCTTACCTTCTAGTTTTTGGGACCTTAATTCTCTAGAATACTTGGATTTGTCTAACAATAACTTGATGGGGGAATTGCCACAAAAATTAGCTACTTGTTGTTACTCTTTACAGTTTTTGAAACTGTCAAATAACAAGTTCCAAGGGCAAATAGTATTTCCAGGAGCTCTAAATACATATTCATTGTCGGCCTTACTACTTGACAACAACAACTTTGCGAGCACGATACCTGATGATCTCTCTACCACTTTTACTACACTAATGGGACTAGACCTCAGTAACAACCATTTGCATGGAAAACTTCCAAAGTGTATAGGCAATATGTCAAACATTTATCTTCTTTCTGTGTCCAATAATCAACTTGAAGGTCCAATTCCTATAGAGTTCTGCAAGTTAGAGAGCATTATGCTATTGGATATGTCAGACAATATGTTATCAGGCTCAATTCCATCTTGCTTCAACCCTGGAAGGTTAGCACATCTTTATCTAAGCAAAAATAAGTTTGGAGGTCAACTCACACAGCCATTTTGTGATCAAACTTCTTTGGCATTGCTAGACCTCAGTGATAACAATTTTAGAGGAAAAATTCCGGGATGGATTGGGAACCTTAGTACACTAAACATTCTTCTCCTTAAAGGGAATTATTTTAAAGGGGTTATCCCTAGCCAATTATGCCAATTGAGTCATCTGAGTATTCTAGATCTCTCGTACAATAATCTTAGTGGTCCAATCCTTCATTGTTTGGATAAGATGGCATTAGCTATGTTTTATTACGACTTTAGAAAATCTTCATTAGCTATTGAAGTAGCAAGGGATCCTAAGACTTGGACATCATTGTCGTACTTGGAAACAAGCAAATTGGCAATGGCATTTCACCTTCCTTTAGCTatgattgatgatgatgatgatgcttaTTTAGTCGATGATCATGTCGCGGCAAGATTTACCTCCAAGCTGCAATCATATTCTTATAAGCGAACAGTGTTGCAATACATGTCGGGATTTGATCTATCCTGCAATCAATTAAGTGGCAACATTCCTTCTAATCTTGGAAAGTTAAGTGAAATCCGTGCTTTGAATCTTTCGCACAACAATCTCACTGGTGACATCCCGATAACCTTATCAGGTCTTGCAAAGATCGAGAGTTTAGATCTTTCCTACAACAAGTTAAATGGGATAATACCTGCTCAACTAATTGCGCTCAATTTTTTGGAAGTGTTCAGTGTAGCCCACAACAATTTAAGTGGTCCCATCCCAGATCGTAAAGCTCAATTTGCAACATTTGATGCAAGCAGTTATGAAGGAAATGCTCTTCTTTGTGGCCCTCCACTTAGCAACCTTTGCACCCATAAAGAATTGCCGCCGCCACAAGTATTGTTACatgaaaatggtgaagaagaaaacaattttATGGACATGAAATCATTCTACATAAGCTTTTTCATAGCTTACACAGTTATGTTGGTAACCGTGGTTGTAGTACTGTGTATAAACCCATATTGGAGGAGAACTTGGTTTAGTTTCATTGAGTTATGTGCAATGTCATGTTATGACTATGTTTGGATAGCATTTCTTAAATTCAAATTAAGAATGCGAAGTCTTCGTTCAAGATTTATGtaa